From Hydra vulgaris chromosome 15, alternate assembly HydraT2T_AEP, one genomic window encodes:
- the LOC105844100 gene encoding uncharacterized protein LOC105844100 isoform X4, with translation MSTKKLFFGNLPDLKSLKGFKAAHNVTNTPGMQPTCCRELLFTMPDVLVSPAFDNKKDLFIIAQASMASSQDFLNQLNKLQIKLCSRLDVDAEFFQYCLTYSIYQKLAPFWNKTGSFLAQGRCFLQECEKFSAIRLELTVTDKICLALEPFLVKMQPPMLEDFMIDSQAEYNFKRMKGFTIMSSSIQDLSCYVLPSLKEGKVHSITHEIPSNAPFKSYDEIKQHWKVMYGYRLPSGSCNMYFNVKFFGSTIFTYPEWCIRKIEPIVCFRCDSDAICKQFLQDLFTRMPSTCGGSLHFTKESFQWQKSLLSAKKGSNPFLIKSVTQCSKSTPQVQKALNPASSKKTNSTNIQRCKGFQYIKHPENTQNNSIYVNPIQHKTICVYTERHLPHKGQQNLFLNHSQDNSKTVFDSELKISKNVINIPDSPFVVTSPCSMQKLTDSSCNEKLDLSDKSFNNNLFTNQDVCVVPDINYDLCIVPDVETEFTDFETKISDIEINYPNIEASVKSIYNESIITDFTNKKESSQPHSSIVTKKQHISHISQSSKTTNSTFFYKQNDDSVVPLNNDDGCVVPPLKDNSCAVPLNKDDGCAVPPNKDEDSAVPPNKDEDSVVPLNKNDVCVVSLKINEFKNTDKSVMVSKNNSRIIPSFMHKKKTISQSEMSLHREVNTSNTCSSKLKPSFLPKNMRHVVNKAETSSAKTRTKRSFPLQLDIPSENVKKFNLINSFDVPVSFCRIPADLSPKNTNILKIQSKRHADILTLCDSVPKVPKFSPVIKKSKKSAEKIQRPQHPKIKHKKENDDNLINYSKQNQTIECANVSQTLESLPLSLNSCASVTSLAADTNVKKQRPKPKVQDIDVESMAKNKMLGKVNLITLKKWLIGKGVSCKSTEKKELLVRKVEGFLNISQGEFI, from the exons GCATCAATGGCTTCATCACAAGATTTCTTGAATCAACTCAATAAgctccaaataaaa cttTGCAGTAGATTAGATGTAGATGCAGAATTTTTCCAGTATTGCTTGACATATAGTATATATCAAAAGTTAGCTCCATTTTGGAACAAAACTGGTTCTTTTCTTGCGCAAG ggAGATGTTTTTTACAAGAGTGTGAAAAGTTTTCAGCAATAA GATTGGAGTTGACTGTGACggataaaatttgtttagcaTTGGAACCATTTCTTGTGAAAATGCAGCCTCCAATG TTAGAAGACTTTATGATTGATTCCCAAGCAGaatacaactttaaaagaaTGAAAGGTTTTACAATCATGTCAAGTTCAATACAAGATCTAAGTTGTTATGTTTTACCGAG tttaaaagaAGGAAAGGTGCACTCAATAACGCATGAAATTCCTTCGAATGCCCCATTTAAGTCATACGATGAAATAAAACAACACTGGAAAGTAATG TATGGTTATCGTCTTCCATCTGGTAGTTGcaatatgtattttaatgtcAAGTTTTTTGGTAGTACTATATTCACTTATCCTGAGTGGTGCATAAGAAAAATTGAACCAATAGTATGTTTTAGATGTGACTCTGATGCTATATGTAAGCAATTTTTACAAGATCTTTTTACAAGAATGCCATCAACATGTGGAGGGTCATTGCATTTTACTAAAGAAAGTTTTCAATGGCAAAAATCTTTACTTTCTGCAAAAAAAGGTTCAAAcccatttttaataaaatctgttaCTCAATGTTCAAAATCTACACCTCAAGTTCAAAAAGCCTTGAACCCAGCaagtagtaaaaaaacaaactccACTAATATACAAAGGTGCAAAGGATTTCAGTACATTAAGCATCCAGAGAATACCCAAAATAACTCAATTTATGTTAATCCAATTCAACACAAAACAATTTGTGTTTATACTGAAAGGCATTTGCCACATAAAGGACAgcaaaatctatttttaaatcacaGTCAAGACAATTCTAAAACTGTTTTTGattcagaattaaaaatttcaaaaaatgttattaatataccTGATTCTCCTTTTGTAGTTACTTCCCCGTGTTCCATGCAAAAGTTAACAGATAGTAGCTGCAATGAAAAGCTCGATCTATCTGATAaatctttcaataataacttgTTTACAAATCAAGATGTATGTGTAGTTCCTGATATTAACTATGATTTGTGTATAGTTCCAGATGTTGAAACAGAATTCACAgactttgaaacaaaaatttcagatattgaaataaattatccAAATATTGAAGCTTCTGTAAAATCAATTTACAATGAATCTATTATTACtgattttacaaacaaaaaggAAAGTTCTCAACCTCATTCAAGtattgttacaaaaaaacaacacattTCCCATATAAGCCAAAGTAGTAAAACAACaaatagtacttttttttataaacaaaatgatgATAGTGTTGTTCCACTTAATAATGATGATGGTTGTGTTGTTCCACCCCTTAAAGATAATAGTTGTGCTGTTCCACTTAATAAAGATGATGGTTGTGCTGTTCCACCCAATAAAGATGAGGATAGTGCTGTTCCACCCAATAAAGATGAGGATAGTGTTGTTCCACTCAATAAAAATGATGTTTGTGTTGTTTCACTTAAGAtaaatgaattcaaaaataCCGATAAAAGTg ttATGGTTTCAAAGAATAATTCAAGAATTATTCCTTCGTTTATgcacaaaaagaaaacaattagTCAAAGTGAGATGTCTCTTCATAGAGAAGTAAATACATCAAATACATGTtcatcaaaattaaaaccatcTTTTCTGCCTAAAAACATGCGACATGTTGTTAATAAAGCTGAGACAAGCTCTGCTAAGACAAGAACAAAAAGATCATTTCCTTTGCAGTTAGATATTCCTAgcgaaaatgtaaaaaaatttaatctaattaacaGTTTTGATGTACCTGTTAGTTTCTGTAGAATTCCAGCAGACTTATCTcctaaaaatacaaacattttaaaaatacaatcaaaaaGACATGCTGATATTCTAACATTATGTGATTCAGTTCCTAAGGTACCTAAATTTTCTcctgttattaaaaaaagtaaaaaatctgcAGAGAAAATTCAAAGACCACAGCAtccaaaaattaaacataaaaaggaAAATGATGACAAcctaataaattattcaaaacaaaatcaaacaattgaATGCGCAAATGTTTCACAAACATTGGAAAGTTTACCTTTGTCATTAAACTCATGTGCTTCAGTAACATCTTTG GCCGCTGATACAAATGTGAAAAAGCAAAGGCCTAAACCAAAAGTACAAGACATAGATGTTGAAAGTatggcaaaaaataaaatg ttgggaaaagttaatttgataacgttaaaaaaatggttGATCGGAAAAGGCGTTTCTTGTAAGTCTACTGAGAAAAAAGAGTTATTAGTACGAAAAGTAGAgggttttttaaacatttctcaaggtgaatttatttaa
- the LOC105844100 gene encoding uncharacterized protein LOC105844100 isoform X5 has translation MQPPMLEDFMIDSQAEYNFKRMKGFTIMSSSIQDLSCYVLPSLKEGKVHSITHEIPSNAPFKSYDEIKQHWKVMYGYRLPSGSCNMYFNVKFFGSTIFTYPEWCIRKIEPIVCFRCDSDAICKQFLQDLFTRMPSTCGGSLHFTKESFQWQKSLLSAKKGSNPFLIKSVTQCSKSTPQVQKALNPASSKKTNSTNIQRCKGFQYIKHPENTQNNSIYVNPIQHKTICVYTERHLPHKGQQNLFLNHSQDNSKTVFDSELKISKNVINIPDSPFVVTSPCSMQKLTDSSCNEKLDLSDKSFNNNLFTNQDVCVVPDINYDLCIVPDVETEFTDFETKISDIEINYPNIEASVKSIYNESIITDFTNKKESSQPHSSIVTKKQHISHISQSSKTTNSTFFYKQNDDSVVPLNNDDGCVVPPLKDNSCAVPLNKDDGCAVPPNKDEDSAVPPNKDEDSVVPLNKNDVCVVSLKINEFKNTDKSVMVSKNNSRIIPSFMHKKKTISQSEMSLHREVNTSNTCSSKLKPSFLPKNMRHVVNKAETSSAKTRTKRSFPLQLDIPSENVKKFNLINSFDVPVSFCRIPADLSPKNTNILKIQSKRHADILTLCDSVPKVPKFSPVIKKSKKSAEKIQRPQHPKIKHKKENDDNLINYSKQNQTIECANVSQTLESLPLSLNSCASVTSLAADTNVKKQRPKPKVQDIDVESMAKNKMLGKVNLITLKKWLIGKGVSCKSTEKKELLVRKVEGFLNISQGEFI, from the exons ATGCAGCCTCCAATG TTAGAAGACTTTATGATTGATTCCCAAGCAGaatacaactttaaaagaaTGAAAGGTTTTACAATCATGTCAAGTTCAATACAAGATCTAAGTTGTTATGTTTTACCGAG tttaaaagaAGGAAAGGTGCACTCAATAACGCATGAAATTCCTTCGAATGCCCCATTTAAGTCATACGATGAAATAAAACAACACTGGAAAGTAATG TATGGTTATCGTCTTCCATCTGGTAGTTGcaatatgtattttaatgtcAAGTTTTTTGGTAGTACTATATTCACTTATCCTGAGTGGTGCATAAGAAAAATTGAACCAATAGTATGTTTTAGATGTGACTCTGATGCTATATGTAAGCAATTTTTACAAGATCTTTTTACAAGAATGCCATCAACATGTGGAGGGTCATTGCATTTTACTAAAGAAAGTTTTCAATGGCAAAAATCTTTACTTTCTGCAAAAAAAGGTTCAAAcccatttttaataaaatctgttaCTCAATGTTCAAAATCTACACCTCAAGTTCAAAAAGCCTTGAACCCAGCaagtagtaaaaaaacaaactccACTAATATACAAAGGTGCAAAGGATTTCAGTACATTAAGCATCCAGAGAATACCCAAAATAACTCAATTTATGTTAATCCAATTCAACACAAAACAATTTGTGTTTATACTGAAAGGCATTTGCCACATAAAGGACAgcaaaatctatttttaaatcacaGTCAAGACAATTCTAAAACTGTTTTTGattcagaattaaaaatttcaaaaaatgttattaatataccTGATTCTCCTTTTGTAGTTACTTCCCCGTGTTCCATGCAAAAGTTAACAGATAGTAGCTGCAATGAAAAGCTCGATCTATCTGATAaatctttcaataataacttgTTTACAAATCAAGATGTATGTGTAGTTCCTGATATTAACTATGATTTGTGTATAGTTCCAGATGTTGAAACAGAATTCACAgactttgaaacaaaaatttcagatattgaaataaattatccAAATATTGAAGCTTCTGTAAAATCAATTTACAATGAATCTATTATTACtgattttacaaacaaaaaggAAAGTTCTCAACCTCATTCAAGtattgttacaaaaaaacaacacattTCCCATATAAGCCAAAGTAGTAAAACAACaaatagtacttttttttataaacaaaatgatgATAGTGTTGTTCCACTTAATAATGATGATGGTTGTGTTGTTCCACCCCTTAAAGATAATAGTTGTGCTGTTCCACTTAATAAAGATGATGGTTGTGCTGTTCCACCCAATAAAGATGAGGATAGTGCTGTTCCACCCAATAAAGATGAGGATAGTGTTGTTCCACTCAATAAAAATGATGTTTGTGTTGTTTCACTTAAGAtaaatgaattcaaaaataCCGATAAAAGTg ttATGGTTTCAAAGAATAATTCAAGAATTATTCCTTCGTTTATgcacaaaaagaaaacaattagTCAAAGTGAGATGTCTCTTCATAGAGAAGTAAATACATCAAATACATGTtcatcaaaattaaaaccatcTTTTCTGCCTAAAAACATGCGACATGTTGTTAATAAAGCTGAGACAAGCTCTGCTAAGACAAGAACAAAAAGATCATTTCCTTTGCAGTTAGATATTCCTAgcgaaaatgtaaaaaaatttaatctaattaacaGTTTTGATGTACCTGTTAGTTTCTGTAGAATTCCAGCAGACTTATCTcctaaaaatacaaacattttaaaaatacaatcaaaaaGACATGCTGATATTCTAACATTATGTGATTCAGTTCCTAAGGTACCTAAATTTTCTcctgttattaaaaaaagtaaaaaatctgcAGAGAAAATTCAAAGACCACAGCAtccaaaaattaaacataaaaaggaAAATGATGACAAcctaataaattattcaaaacaaaatcaaacaattgaATGCGCAAATGTTTCACAAACATTGGAAAGTTTACCTTTGTCATTAAACTCATGTGCTTCAGTAACATCTTTG GCCGCTGATACAAATGTGAAAAAGCAAAGGCCTAAACCAAAAGTACAAGACATAGATGTTGAAAGTatggcaaaaaataaaatg ttgggaaaagttaatttgataacgttaaaaaaatggttGATCGGAAAAGGCGTTTCTTGTAAGTCTACTGAGAAAAAAGAGTTATTAGTACGAAAAGTAGAgggttttttaaacatttctcaaggtgaatttatttaa
- the LOC105844100 gene encoding uncharacterized protein LOC105844100 isoform X6 has product MIDSQAEYNFKRMKGFTIMSSSIQDLSCYVLPSLKEGKVHSITHEIPSNAPFKSYDEIKQHWKVMYGYRLPSGSCNMYFNVKFFGSTIFTYPEWCIRKIEPIVCFRCDSDAICKQFLQDLFTRMPSTCGGSLHFTKESFQWQKSLLSAKKGSNPFLIKSVTQCSKSTPQVQKALNPASSKKTNSTNIQRCKGFQYIKHPENTQNNSIYVNPIQHKTICVYTERHLPHKGQQNLFLNHSQDNSKTVFDSELKISKNVINIPDSPFVVTSPCSMQKLTDSSCNEKLDLSDKSFNNNLFTNQDVCVVPDINYDLCIVPDVETEFTDFETKISDIEINYPNIEASVKSIYNESIITDFTNKKESSQPHSSIVTKKQHISHISQSSKTTNSTFFYKQNDDSVVPLNNDDGCVVPPLKDNSCAVPLNKDDGCAVPPNKDEDSAVPPNKDEDSVVPLNKNDVCVVSLKINEFKNTDKSVMVSKNNSRIIPSFMHKKKTISQSEMSLHREVNTSNTCSSKLKPSFLPKNMRHVVNKAETSSAKTRTKRSFPLQLDIPSENVKKFNLINSFDVPVSFCRIPADLSPKNTNILKIQSKRHADILTLCDSVPKVPKFSPVIKKSKKSAEKIQRPQHPKIKHKKENDDNLINYSKQNQTIECANVSQTLESLPLSLNSCASVTSLAADTNVKKQRPKPKVQDIDVESMAKNKMLGKVNLITLKKWLIGKGVSCKSTEKKELLVRKVEGFLNISQGEFI; this is encoded by the exons ATGATTGATTCCCAAGCAGaatacaactttaaaagaaTGAAAGGTTTTACAATCATGTCAAGTTCAATACAAGATCTAAGTTGTTATGTTTTACCGAG tttaaaagaAGGAAAGGTGCACTCAATAACGCATGAAATTCCTTCGAATGCCCCATTTAAGTCATACGATGAAATAAAACAACACTGGAAAGTAATG TATGGTTATCGTCTTCCATCTGGTAGTTGcaatatgtattttaatgtcAAGTTTTTTGGTAGTACTATATTCACTTATCCTGAGTGGTGCATAAGAAAAATTGAACCAATAGTATGTTTTAGATGTGACTCTGATGCTATATGTAAGCAATTTTTACAAGATCTTTTTACAAGAATGCCATCAACATGTGGAGGGTCATTGCATTTTACTAAAGAAAGTTTTCAATGGCAAAAATCTTTACTTTCTGCAAAAAAAGGTTCAAAcccatttttaataaaatctgttaCTCAATGTTCAAAATCTACACCTCAAGTTCAAAAAGCCTTGAACCCAGCaagtagtaaaaaaacaaactccACTAATATACAAAGGTGCAAAGGATTTCAGTACATTAAGCATCCAGAGAATACCCAAAATAACTCAATTTATGTTAATCCAATTCAACACAAAACAATTTGTGTTTATACTGAAAGGCATTTGCCACATAAAGGACAgcaaaatctatttttaaatcacaGTCAAGACAATTCTAAAACTGTTTTTGattcagaattaaaaatttcaaaaaatgttattaatataccTGATTCTCCTTTTGTAGTTACTTCCCCGTGTTCCATGCAAAAGTTAACAGATAGTAGCTGCAATGAAAAGCTCGATCTATCTGATAaatctttcaataataacttgTTTACAAATCAAGATGTATGTGTAGTTCCTGATATTAACTATGATTTGTGTATAGTTCCAGATGTTGAAACAGAATTCACAgactttgaaacaaaaatttcagatattgaaataaattatccAAATATTGAAGCTTCTGTAAAATCAATTTACAATGAATCTATTATTACtgattttacaaacaaaaaggAAAGTTCTCAACCTCATTCAAGtattgttacaaaaaaacaacacattTCCCATATAAGCCAAAGTAGTAAAACAACaaatagtacttttttttataaacaaaatgatgATAGTGTTGTTCCACTTAATAATGATGATGGTTGTGTTGTTCCACCCCTTAAAGATAATAGTTGTGCTGTTCCACTTAATAAAGATGATGGTTGTGCTGTTCCACCCAATAAAGATGAGGATAGTGCTGTTCCACCCAATAAAGATGAGGATAGTGTTGTTCCACTCAATAAAAATGATGTTTGTGTTGTTTCACTTAAGAtaaatgaattcaaaaataCCGATAAAAGTg ttATGGTTTCAAAGAATAATTCAAGAATTATTCCTTCGTTTATgcacaaaaagaaaacaattagTCAAAGTGAGATGTCTCTTCATAGAGAAGTAAATACATCAAATACATGTtcatcaaaattaaaaccatcTTTTCTGCCTAAAAACATGCGACATGTTGTTAATAAAGCTGAGACAAGCTCTGCTAAGACAAGAACAAAAAGATCATTTCCTTTGCAGTTAGATATTCCTAgcgaaaatgtaaaaaaatttaatctaattaacaGTTTTGATGTACCTGTTAGTTTCTGTAGAATTCCAGCAGACTTATCTcctaaaaatacaaacattttaaaaatacaatcaaaaaGACATGCTGATATTCTAACATTATGTGATTCAGTTCCTAAGGTACCTAAATTTTCTcctgttattaaaaaaagtaaaaaatctgcAGAGAAAATTCAAAGACCACAGCAtccaaaaattaaacataaaaaggaAAATGATGACAAcctaataaattattcaaaacaaaatcaaacaattgaATGCGCAAATGTTTCACAAACATTGGAAAGTTTACCTTTGTCATTAAACTCATGTGCTTCAGTAACATCTTTG GCCGCTGATACAAATGTGAAAAAGCAAAGGCCTAAACCAAAAGTACAAGACATAGATGTTGAAAGTatggcaaaaaataaaatg ttgggaaaagttaatttgataacgttaaaaaaatggttGATCGGAAAAGGCGTTTCTTGTAAGTCTACTGAGAAAAAAGAGTTATTAGTACGAAAAGTAGAgggttttttaaacatttctcaaggtgaatttatttaa